The Miscanthus floridulus cultivar M001 chromosome 17, ASM1932011v1, whole genome shotgun sequence genome has a window encoding:
- the LOC136517293 gene encoding serine carboxypeptidase 2-like — protein MRFMSKVGEGTHCNPRTGAKTMTGRFPVALVAVAVLVAWAQLRPPPTVAATADQQADRIVRLPGQPDDVDFPMYSGYVTVNHHAGRALFYWLQEVPPEAQPAPLVLWLNGGPGCSSVAYGASEELGAFRIRPDGATLFLNRYRWNRAANILFLDSPAGVGFSYTNTTSDLYDSGDRRTAHDSYKFLVKWFERFPQYKYRDFYISGESYAGHYVPQLSQIVYRKNKGVEKPIINFKGFMVGNAVTDDYHDQVGTFESWWNHGLISDATYRLLDATCVHDEIEHASPPCNAAYDRATAEQGDIDPYSIYTPTCNETSSSSTPRRIRRLKGRYRGGSSYDPCTERHSTVYYNRPEVQRALHANVTGINYTWATCSDTINNNWGDSPKSMLHIYKELIAAGLRIWVFSGDTDSVVPLTATRYSIDALDLPTVVSWYPWYDDIKEVGGWSQVYKGLTLVTVRGAGHEVPLHRPRQALILFQHFLHEKPMPKNGTAV, from the exons TGGCCGTGGCTGTGCTAGTGGCGTGGGCACAGCTCCGGCCGCCGCCGACGGTGGCGGCCACGGCGGACCAACAAGCAGACCGCATCGTCCGGCTGCCCGGGCAGCCCGACGACGTGGACTTCCCCATGTACTCAGGGTACGTCACCGTCAACCATCACGCAGGCCGAGCACTGTTCTATTGGCTTCAGGAGGTGCCTCCGGAGGCTCAGCCAGCACCGCTCGTGCTGTGGCTGAACGGCGGGCCCGGGTGCTCGTCGGTGGCCTACGGCGCTTCCGAGGAGCTGGGCGCGTTCCGCATCCGGCCGGACGGCGCGACGCTCTTCCTCAACAGGTACCGGTGGAACAGAG CGGCGAACATCCTGTTCTTGGACTCGCCGGCCGGCGTCGGATTCTCTTACACCAACACCACCTCCGACCTCTACGACTCCGGCGACAGGAGAACAG CTCACGATTCCTACAAGTTTTTGGTGAAATGGTTTGAGAGGTTCCCGCAGTACAAGTACCGCGATTTCTACATCTCTGGGGAGAGCTACGCAG GGCACTACGTGCCGCAGCTGTCCCAGATTGTGTACCGGAAGAACAAAGGCGTGGAGAAACCGATTATCAACTTCAAAGGCTTCATG GTCGGGAACGCGGTGACGGACGACTACCACGACCAAGTGGGCACGTTCGAGTCATGGTGGAACCACGGGCTCATCTCCGACGCCACGTACCGGTTGCTGGACGCCACCTGCGTGCACGACGAAATCGAGCATGCGTCGCCGCCGTGCAACGCCGCCTACGACAGAGCAACGGCGGAGCAGGGCGACATCGACCCCTACAGCATCTACACGCCCACATGCAATGAGACATCGTCGTCGTCCACGCCGAGGAGGATCCGGAGGCTCAAGGGCCGCTAC AGGGGCGGATCGTCTTATGACCCGTGCACCGAAAGGCACTCCACGGTATATTACAACCGCCCGGAGGTGCAACGGGCTCTCCACGCCAACGTCACCGGCATAAACTACACATGGGCCACCTGCAG TGACACCATCAACAACAACTGGGGAGATTCACCAAAGTCCATGCTTCATATCTACAAGGAACTTATTGCAGCTGGCCTCAGAATATGGGTCTTCAG TGGGGACACGGACTCGGTAGTCCCCTTGACAGCAACAAGATACTCCATTGATGCTTTGGACCTTCCAACTGTCGTTAGTTGGTATCCTTGGTATGACGACATCAAGGAG GTTGGTGGATGGAGCCAAGTGTACAAGGGACTGACCTTGGTGACTGTCCGAGGGGCAGGGCACGAGGTTCCGCTCCACCGCCCGAGACAGGCGCTCATACTGTTTCAACACTTCTTgcatgagaaacctatgcctaaGAATGGAACCGCTGTATAA